The Neisseria subflava genomic interval GATTCAGCCGTATCTGGAACGAAGGCGGCCTGCCGAAATCGGAAACGCTAAAAAAAATCAAACAACTTAAAGGCTGTAGCATAGACTGGCTTTTGACAGGCGAAGGTTTCCCCTTCCCCGATTCCGAAGCCCCAAAAGCCACGGCAACCGACACACTGGGCAACCCTGTCGATATAGACGAATTTGTCTTCGTACCGCGTTACGACATCCAAGCCGCGGCCGGACACGGGCAGCTCGTCGGCGACGAACAGCCGATGTTCGCTATGGCGTTCCGACGTTATTGGATTGAAAATTATGTAACGCGCGATATCAAAAACCTTTCCGTTATCTCAGTCAAAGGCGACTCGATGGAAGGCGTGCTGAATGATGGCGACACCATCCTCATCAACCACGGCCAAACCACGCCGCGCGACGGCCTCTATGTTTTGCGCCTTAATGAAAACCTTTTGGTCAAACGCCTGCAATTGATACCCGGCGGCATCGTCAACGTCATTTCTGCCAACGAAGCCTACCCTACTTTTGAAATCGACTTGAAAAACCCAACCGACGACGTTGCCATCATCGGCCGTGTCGAATGGTTTGGCAGAAGTATCTAAATCTGACATACTGATGCTTGAAATTTCTGCCATGCCCTCCATGTAAGCTGGCAGACCCTGTCTGCACAAACTTGCCTTGACTAACGGTTTGCGCGACAATAGTAAAAATATTCATATAAAAGGAATCACATCATGTCAGACGAAAGCCCTATTATCTTTACTGACAGCTGCTGCACCAAAGTTGCCGACCTGATTGCCGAAGAGAACAATCCCGATTTGAAATTGCGCGTATTCGTCAACGGCGGCGGTTGCTCCGGCTTCCAATATGGTTTTACCTTTGATGAAATCAAAAACGACGACGATTTTGAAATCCAGAAAAACGGCCTGAC includes:
- the erpA gene encoding iron-sulfur cluster insertion protein ErpA produces the protein MSDESPIIFTDSCCTKVADLIAEENNPDLKLRVFVNGGGCSGFQYGFTFDEIKNDDDFEIQKNGLTFLVDPMSYQYLVGAEIDYTESLQGSQFVIRNPNAETTCGCGSSFSV
- a CDS encoding S24 family peptidase translates to MDTFKDRLAFLWKDEARQAKIAADIDMTIAGFSRIWNEGGLPKSETLKKIKQLKGCSIDWLLTGEGFPFPDSEAPKATATDTLGNPVDIDEFVFVPRYDIQAAAGHGQLVGDEQPMFAMAFRRYWIENYVTRDIKNLSVISVKGDSMEGVLNDGDTILINHGQTTPRDGLYVLRLNENLLVKRLQLIPGGIVNVISANEAYPTFEIDLKNPTDDVAIIGRVEWFGRSI